The window AGTTgcaatatatatgtttttttataacataatacttgaaaaagtttataaattatttaaaaaaaattcaaataagattttattcttttatgtatagtcaattaagtttttatatttttattttgaattaaataagtttttttaattaatagtttattaatttttattaactaaaatatcacttatcattttatactcatgtGGCTTTGACatgtaatataaaaatatcatatgaCTAAgtcattatattatattaacttACTACAtcatctttcattttttttaaaaggtaaaatgaaaattcattGATCATGGGAACGAAAATCTCCCTAAATCAGAATAGTATTAGGACCGGGACCCAAGCACAGAATATTGATAAGCATACCCCTCATAGCTCGGTATACCCTCCAATTACCTTCGAAGGACCAAGCACAAAAATCAGCCATCCAAGAAGGAAATCAAAAAAACCTATCAAGCAAAATAAATGGCCTTGCCTGTGCTAAAATTTTGCACGATAGGAAACAGACCTGTatatcaaaaatataaaacagcTTATACAAAAAGGATCTAAATATTAGATAAacatatcaatatttttaaattagatGTCATCATTCAttataacattttaatatatcacatttaaataaatataaaatgctaagtagtattttaaataataattaattataaaattttatttaatttaaaataaaaatataaaaaaataatttttttaaataattaaaaaagtttataaGAATTATACCTATTTTTGCTTGAAGGCCTGTATTGTAAGTTATAGTACTTAAAGCAGATCAAGTCTTACTGTTCTAAACCGAACCCCTGCAGACCTGCAAGAATTTCAGACATGTGATCGCAAGTTTTCTGATGTGCCCGTTGATAAACCAGACTGGCGAAACTGAACTGCCGCTTTGCATGTGTTCCACCTGTACGGCCTTTGGCTGCCACGAAATTACTACTACTATTAAACTTGGTTTTGATGCCTGACAACTATGTAACTCAACCTTAATGAGACACACAGAAAAACATGACGGAAATAAATCCAGAACAGAGAACTGCGTTCGTTATTTAACATGTTGTCTAATCAATGATATGCCTGCTAAAGCTTTTGTGTActtattattcttttctctctttatttttttaatttaaaatattgaaacatGTATCATCTTTGTTGATCTCTCAAAACTCAGAAGTCAAATcctatttttaaagaaaatcatgACAAGAGGTTGTTGAGCTTATTAAAACATTGGCTagcaaaatcaacaacaattttattgtaaaattgcATTTATATTCAACAACAATGCACTTAGGACAAGTTAAATTACATTGCCCATCACTCTAAACTGGTTCTATTAACGCCCATGATCACCTCCCCAACCGAATCCTCCTCCACCACCGCCGCCACCTCCTCCTCCATTGTCCCTCCCACCTCCATAGCCAAAACCTCCACCATATCCACCTCCGCTGCCGCCACCACCACCGCCGCCTCCTCCTCCACCTCTGCTTCCTACCCCTTTTGAACCACGCCTAAAACCATTCCTTGCTCCACTATCCCCACCATCATCACAATTGTCATCACCTCCATCACCAGGTTCGCCTTGATAATCATTATCCTTTCCTCCAGATCCCGCAGCACCTCCTCTTGAGCCAGTACCAAAATTTGACCCACCACCTCCACCCATATCTCCACCATTACCCTCTCCCTGCTCACAACAATCTTTTTTCTCGTTCAAACTATTAGGATTGACAGACATTGAGccaataatttttgaaagcaATAAAATGTTGAAGAGGACAAAAACCATGCTATTGAATAGCTTCATTTTTGCTGCTATAGAATTAATGCTTGTAAACTGACTTGTAGatgaaatatgtttatatagaAGAGAAATAAACTAAGGAGGACGTTGGGATCATTgttttttgaatcaaaatgcatgcatgcatggaCATGTGAATCTGAAAAGAAATATCTGTAACATCTCGTGAAAAAACAGAGGTCTCTGTTTGTGTTTATAGCTGTAAGAATCTGAAACAGGTACAGTAATCtatgaaaaacataatataaagCCTTTGTTATGGTTCCAAGGTAAGTCATGAATCCACATTTTTACctcgttttcaacttcaactTGAAAGGGCGGGTCCAATTTTCAAGGCCAATAGGGGTGTATGAAACAAGCCATAGTGGTTCTGTCTCCAGTGAATAAATGGTCAAAATGATTAAtctcaaaagagaaaaacaccttggaaattttgttattaatatTTCCCATATGGGTATGGCCATGGAgatgggatttttttttttaaattgaagaaagtgAAATTCGAATTCTATTTTTAAGTAATGGATCATACACTAATCAATGAAtcatagaaataaaattaataaaacagtttttatattaatacAACAACCAGGAAAACATCAAAATTGCAATAAGATAACTAATTTAGAATTAGCTGCAATtcttttattccaaaacaCAGAAAGATACTTAAACAGTTGAAAATGGTGGATTTGACTCCCGTAATTGAATAAGGTGAAGAAGGGACAGAGTTTAAATCTTTGACGGATCTTGACCCTCTTTTTGGATAACCGTAAAATAATTGAACTTTCTAATATATCCCAGTAATTTGACCTACACgattcttttctgtttttaaCTAATTGGCCTAAATGATCTTTAGTTGATAAACCTGAAGTGAAAATACTACAGCAACTACACCCAATTAAAAGTTATGGTCGTTCGGGTTTCAGTGGCAATTAACTTATTTCATGATTCCTATTTACTTTTATTCTATTGTCAATGCCTGTCCTGTCTCCTTTGAAGATGATGAAGATTGAAGAGGAGATCCCAACAATCTACTAAAGAGAAACTCAATGCCGATGCTAAAACTTTTTAATCCTGGCTCATAGAAAACATAATCTGGTAGGATTTGGACCCATCTTGAATCATTTAGATTTTGTTATTTCATTCGTGTTAGACAGGGCACACGTATAGGAGCAAATAAAGGGATACAAAAAGGATGAAAGACAATCAGATCTTGCAAGGCTCTGAAGATTCTTTTCTGAATTTGGTCAACATTCAAAACCTTAAAGCTCTCCTTAGGAACGTtctttatcaagaaaaaagcAAGTATCAGTTCGGTGTAACGTATGGCTGGCGA is drawn from Theobroma cacao cultivar B97-61/B2 chromosome 4, Criollo_cocoa_genome_V2, whole genome shotgun sequence and contains these coding sequences:
- the LOC18602801 gene encoding putative glycine-rich cell wall structural protein 1, which encodes MKLFNSMVFVLFNILLLSKIIGSMSVNPNSLNEKKDCCEQGEGNGGDMGGGGGSNFGTGSRGGAAGSGGKDNDYQGEPGDGGDDNCDDGGDSGARNGFRRGSKGVGSRGGGGGGGGGGGSGGGYGGGFGYGGGRDNGGGGGGGGGGGFGWGGDHGR